The Gammaproteobacteria bacterium DNA window GTGCTTCGACAGAAAATATATGATTATTGATGCCTGAGTAGTCAACACCTGCCATTAAATCACCACGGGAAAACTTGTTGTCCCCGGTGTTGAAAAACTGTATTCCATCGAACACCGCCAATTCTGATTTAATCAGCCAACTACCCACTACCAGATTGGTGGCAACTCCGCCCATACTGACGCGTGAATACGCTCGCTGGAGACTTGCATTACTAAGCTTGAAATGTGCTTGATCTTCGTAGACGCTAGCAAAATGTACGGATAAATCCCAAGCACTAAACTCGCCCGATATTGCCAACGCAAATTCGCTATCGCGCCAGTGTTCAGGGCGTTTCTCAGGCGGAAGGGGAAACGGTACCGGGAAGAAGTCGCTACCTTCCCCGGGAAACTTATTGCTACGGATTTCCGGTATCACCAGCGCTGTCACACTCCACGGAGCCTGAAAGTAATCCCCTCTCAGCATCGCTACAGGCAAACGTAAATCCTCGATATCCACCATACCGGGTTCACGCATATCGAGCGGATTGATGACATCAACCACGCGCAGGCTATCGGATTTTCCCCATACCACGATCTGCCTACCAAGCTTAATATCGACAACTTTGGCTATCGCACCGCGTACCCACAGCTCGCGCAGCTCCAATTCAGTTTCCGATACATCTAGATAAGTTGACGCATATTGATCACGACCGTTATAGCGAAAGGCACCGTCATAAAAACCACTTCCGCTGGTAAATACATCCCACTTTCGTGGTAAATCGATTTTTACCTCAGGTAATATTTTTAGACGAGCGCGAGACAGGCCGCGGAAATCTGTCTTCCCGCTCGCCGGTTTATCGTGCTGGTAGTTTATGCTCGCACTGAAGCTGCTATAGCCGCCAAAGGAAAGCCACGACGGCATACGTGAAGGTGTTTCTGGCGTGACGGCTACGCTTTCTTCGTTGCCGAATCCATCCATCAACGCGTCAATATCAGTCTTTTCCGGACCAGGTTTTTCACTGACTTCTTCTTGCGCAGCCTCTTCTGCCTGCTCTTCAAAGCCTCTCAGCAACTCGTCGATATTGTTCAACGCCCACGCCTGGGTGAAGGATAAAAACAAACACAATAGTCCCAGCCCCCATCTCTGCATAAAATTTAGAGACCTTTTTCCAAACGACGCGTAGAAAACATGCTGTCATCCATATTTTGATTGTATTTGACCTCGTCGAACTTCAATATGGTCTTGTGTAAGGTCTGCTTGCCTTGTTTTGTTGTCATATGCATTTCAAGTGGCGTCCAAATCCCGTCTATTTTTTTGAGTTCCTTGACATCCAGATACTTCATCCGACCACCATCTTTTTCCCAGCTTATGGCGCGTATTACGACGTAATTATCCTGGCGAACCAAAATAAGGGACTTCTTATAGCCAGTTTCATCTATCGTCTTTTGACTGCGCGGGACCGCCTCTATCGCCCACACTTTATCCCCATTGACTTCCATTTCTTTGCTGAGAGTAAAATCGTATTCATTCAAAGCGCGTGAGGTCATATCGGAATAATTAAAGTCCGAACCCATGAAGGAGCCACTCTTGTCACTGGCGGCGATGCGCTTGGTCTTCTTCAATGCCGGTAGATAAAGCCACTGGTCATCGTCCTTGGTCTCATCGTCGTAGTCGTAGGTCAGGAAACCGGTTCCCTCGACATCCGCTGGCGACTCGAAGAATATAATGCTTTGCGTATCCTTGCCCTGATCCCGCGAGTACGATACGGTACTGCGGACGCGCTCTTTGCCGCGTTTATCGATCAGTATCATCTGCATGCTTGAACGACGCTTGTCACCATCGTCCCTGTCTTCAACTTTCTGCATAATCTCCCTGGCCTTGGCATCATCTGCCAATACGACACCGGGGAAGAAAATCAAAAACAAAACACAGCTACCCAACACGGCCTTATATTTCATCTGCATCCTGACTCTCCAAATTCCTGTATTTGCTTAACCCTGGCCTGGTGACTTCTGATTTTTCTGCTTTCCATACATGATTTGCATCAGCGCTGGCGCTAGCATCAAATCCGCCAGCAATGCCAACAACACGGTTGCACCCACCAACGCACCGAAGCGAAAAACATTGTGCATATCACTTGCCATGAAAACGAAAAATCCCAGACATAATACAATTGTGGTGACAACAATTGCACGTCCTGTCGTCATCAAGGTATGCTCAACGGCCACTTTTACATCACCATAACGCTGATGATATCGCCGAAAATTATGCATAAAGTGTATGGTGTCATCCACAGCAAGTCCAATGGCGATCGAACCGACCAACATTGTGAACATATCCAGCGGTATTTTCATTAGCGACAAAGCGGCCAAGGCGATCACAATGGGTAAGAGGTTTGGAATCATGCTCACCAATCCCAACTTCAGGTCGGACAACAGCATAATCATCATCAGCGTAATTACCGCGACTGCAATCAGATAGCTGTCACGTGTACTTTTTATCGCCGCATCAAGCGTTCTGACAAACAGCGAACTCATCCCGGTAACATAGCTGCTTACCTCGTCGCCAAAGATCTCCTGCAATATCTGAGTTTCCTTCCTCACTGCCTCAGCGGAAGTTCCTGCGTCAGTCCACGGCCCCTTGAGCGTAATTCTCGCCTGCTGAAACTGGCTGTCGACAAAATTCTCCAAATCATCCGAACCTGAATTTTCAAATAAAAACAATTCCTGCGCGATCAGATCTCGCTGCTGAGGTACGCGATAAAAGGCTTCGTTATTTTCATGCAAGGCACGATTACTCTCCTTTAAAATATCGACGACGGAAACAGCCTTGCTTACCTGGTGCTCACCATATTGCAATCCGACTAAGCGCGCATGGCTCTGCTCTAGTCGGTTCATAATCGATGGCTCATATAACCCGTTTTCCTTACCCGTGTCGATTACCACTTCGACCGTGGTACTGCCTCCCATACGGGTGTCCACCAGTTCCGTCGCCTGACGAATCTCCCACTCTTCCGGAAGCCAGCTTAACGGGTCGTGTTTGAAGCGAATATCCATCACCACTACAACAGCGATTGCCATTAATACCAGCCCGAAGGCGACGATCGGCTTAGCGTGACGAATGGAAAAATGCCCCAGGGCCTGGAGAAAATTATCCATTAATGGATGATTGGCCGTCTCACGTTTACCACCGCGATGCTTAATCGGAAAAACCGCGATCATTACCGGCACCAGAATCAGCGTGTAGATCAGTGACAACATTACCCCTGCCCCCGCGAAACGGCCCAGATCAGAAATCGGCGATACCTCCGACGCAGCAAATGAAAGCAAGCCTGCTGCTGTGGTACTACTCGTCATGATGATCGCCAGACCAGAATGTCCCATGGCGTAACCTATCGCCGTACGTTTATTCGCCGTTTCATGATAGTTGCGATAGAACACTGCCAATAAGTGCACCGAGGCCGCGACGCTAACCGCCAATATTAAGGACGGCAATATCTGCGTCGGCAATTTTATTGCCGTACCGCTGGCCGCCATCAGGGCAATCGTCGACAGCAGAGACAAAATCACTACAACAAGCGGCAGCAATACCCCGGACAAGCGACGGAACAAAAAAAACAAGACGACGATGATCATGAGTAAAGCGAGCTTGGTAAAGCCTTGCATATCTTTTTGCATCGAACGCTTCAATTTATCGATGACGGCAGGTACGCCGGCAATATAAACGACGAAGTCATCTGCGCGATATTTTTCGACAATTTCGCGAACGGCTGCTACTGCCTCGCTGTTTTCCTTGTCTGTTAAAAAAACTGGCTTAGAATTTCCTTCTTCGTTTCTGCCCGGTTTACCGGTCGCGGCATCACTATCGTCAAACCCTTCCATCACGTTCTCACTCTGGCCAATGCTGGAATAGGCCTGAGTCTGGATAACAATCGTGGTTACCTTACCATCCCGTGATAAGACGAAATCCTGATAAGTGGTATTCGCCAACGCCCGTTGTCTTATCACGTTTAACGACTGTGGGTCTTTGGGCCAGTCCTCGAACAAATCTTCGACGATTAGTCGATCTCCTTCGCCGCGTGTATTACGGGCGTTGATCAAGCTGTTTACCTCATCCAGATGTGGCACTGTCTGTTCCAGTTCTCGATGTAAATCACGCAGTCGTTCGAGAAAGACCATATCGAAAATGTCTGGCGCTGTTATCGCCAGGAGTATCATTTCCTCCCGACCATATTGCGCGCGGTAATTATTGTATTGAATAAGGATAGGATCGTCTTCGTGGAGAAAACCTTCATTCGAGGTATCGATGGTAATCTTGGGTACCTGAGACAACAAGCCACCAACCAGAACCAACATAATCGGCAAGACAACGTATCGCTTGTCGAAAATGACGTGCCCAAGTGCCTCGAGTTTAGATTCTATAGCCGCGCGAATGCTCATGTTGCATATCCTTTTGCTAATTCGGGTCGCGGCACAGGAAAACCTACGTTCCGCGAGTTGCTATGTTATAACACCTAAACGGCTGGGTGCGATATACGGCTTCTAGCTGTAAGCTCTATATTGTTGCCCATTGGCGAGCGTCTATTTCAGTTTGCGCGACATTTAGCGCGTGTAAGTTTCCCTGCTAAGCTTCCACATTCGGCATATGACATCTATGCGAATTCAATTTCTGCATGCACTCAATCTTTGTTCATCAGTTCTGACCAACGCGCACCCAAATGCCTGATAGTTAGCATGTCATCTTTCAAAGGCGAAATGTTTCCCATTGTATTTTGTAGCGCGGCGCTTTTGCACCATAGTAGTTTAACATCTCTCAAGCCCCGCCTATTTCTGCAATCGTCCACTATCACTTTCTGGTGCTTTGTTTCCCTTTGTAAAACCTGGGTTGTACGCTGTTGACTAAAGTCACACATATGCCGATACTCACTTTACCCCAGTACAGCTGTCGGTTATTTATCTAGTCCCCGGTTTGCAAACCAGGAGAAAAACGGTGAGTGTTGCGATCGAACACGTACATCAGTTCGCCGAAGATATCGACGAATTCCTACTTAACGCATTCCCTACCGGGGTCATCATTTGCGACTCTGACGGCCTTATCATTCAGGTCAATAACGATTTGTGCGGCGCCTTTGGCTATAAGAAAGAAGAGCTCATTGGAAAACCGTTAGAGACACTGCTTCCCACGCCGCTACAACAAGGTCATCAATCGCACGTAAGAAATTTTCTTCAAAACCCGGAGAAACGCTCCATGGGTTCAGGCAGAAGTCTTTTTGGCATGCGCAAAGACGGAACGACTTTTCCCGTGGAAATCGGCCTGAACCCGATTCAAACCGCCGACGGTACGAGAGTGCTCGCTACCGTCTCTGATATATCACCACGGACACGCATCGAAGCCAATTTCCGTAAAATTATCGCGGCTGCTCCCATTGGAATTCTAATTATCGACAAGCAAGGAAAGATACTGGTCGCCAATCAGCAGATCACGTCTATTTTCGGATATGAGTTGGCGGAACTGGACAATGAACACCTGGAAATCTTGATACCGGAACGCTATCGCGAAAATCACCCCAGCTTGCGTCAACACTATCAGCGCAAACCTGTGACACGTACAATGGGATCGGATCGCGACCTGACCGGACGGCATAAAAATGGTTCTGAAGTTCCGGTCGAGGTCGGTTTGAGTCCCATCGAAACCGAAGACGGTCTGGCGATTGTAGCGACGATTATTGACGTTACTGCACGCAAAAAGGCCGAACTCGCTCTGAAACAGGCCAATGCCGACCTGGATGAATTCACTTATGTTGCCTCGCATGATTTGCGCTCACCGCTGCGCGGAATCAGCAGCCTGATCGAGTGGATAACGGAAGACCTCGGAGAAGTGCCCGAGGAAGTACAGAAAAATATCGATCGCATGGGCGTGCGTATTGAGCGCATGGAAAAACTCATCGACGACTTGCTTGCCTACGCCCGGGCAGGCAGAGTGCGCACCACGCCTGAAAGCATCGATGTGGAAAAAATGATTCATGACACCATCGAATTCATCGCGCCCCCCCAAAACTTCCACTTCGACGTAGACTGTAAGCTTGCGCGTATTTCTGCACATCGAACACCGTTAGAAACCGTGATACGAAACCTGCTGAGTAATGCCGTCAAACACCACGACAAAGACGCTGGACAAATTTCTGTCCGGGTTAGAGAAGACGATTCCTACGCGGTGTTTGAGATCGAAGACGACGGCCCAGGGATACCTGAGGCGGCACATCAACGTATATTTAAACTATTTCAATCGCTTTCCGCTGAGACCAATAATCGTTCCGGCGTTGGGCTGGCAGTCAGCAAACGCTTTGTCGAATCCCACGGCGGAACGATAGAAATCGTATCCGATAAAACGCGCAAAGGTAGCCTCTTTCGCTTCTTTTGGCCAAGATTTCAAAGGAGAGAACTTGAATGAATCCACAAAACGAATTCACCGTTTTGCTCGTCGATGACGACGATGTCGCATGTGAATCTGTGACTCGAAGCTTTCGCAAGCACAACATTCCGTTTCCCATTGTTGCCGCGCATGACGGACTCGAAGCCCTCGATATATTGCGTGGCAAACATGCGGAGAAATCTGTCACTGCGCCCTTGATTGTGTTGCTGGATTTGAACATGCCTCGCATGAACGGTTTTGAATTTCTGCAGGAAGTTCGCGCGGACCGGAACCTTAGCTCACTTGTCATTTTTGTGTTGACCACTTCCAATGATGACAGCGATCGCACCAGGGCTTATTCGGAAAACATCGCCGGATATATGGTGAAATCAATGGTAGGTCCACAGTTCAGCAAACTGGCGTCTTTGCTAATGGATTACCGACTTGCGGTTACCTTACCAACACACAGGATGGCCTCAAATGGCTAGTCAAAACGCAAAGCGGCTCCTCGACGAAGACCCTATCGTCCTGGACCACTGCTCTGCCAAACAACGAATCAATGAAGCATTCTTTGGACACAGTCGATTCGCATTTCTCGACGAGTCGAAAGATGACGCATTGAATGCCACTCGAAAAAGAAAACACCTTTTGGTCGTCGATGACGACGATGTTGACAGAGAGCGCATACACCGATACGTCAAAAAGTTTAAATTACCCCTGGCAATTATCGATGCCAGTAGTGGCTCAGCGGCACTTGAACAAATCCTGCAAAACGATATTGACATTATCTTAATCGACTACCAGCTCGGCGATATGACCGGTGTCGATGTGTTAAACAAGCTTCGAGACTCAAAAAATGCCGACATCCCGACCATTATGATAACCGGGCGTGGTGACGAATCGGCCGCATCCGAAGCTTTGAAGCTTGGCGTCGTTGATTATTTACCGAAACGAAATCTCTCGGCGGAAACGCTTTATTCATCGATAGAAGCAGTACTAGATGCCTCGCGCCTGCGCCAGGAAATAATCGAACACCAACGTAAACTCAAGCATATGAGTTTGTATGACGCGCTC harbors:
- a CDS encoding efflux RND transporter permease subunit → MSIRAAIESKLEALGHVIFDKRYVVLPIMLVLVGGLLSQVPKITIDTSNEGFLHEDDPILIQYNNYRAQYGREEMILLAITAPDIFDMVFLERLRDLHRELEQTVPHLDEVNSLINARNTRGEGDRLIVEDLFEDWPKDPQSLNVIRQRALANTTYQDFVLSRDGKVTTIVIQTQAYSSIGQSENVMEGFDDSDAATGKPGRNEEGNSKPVFLTDKENSEAVAAVREIVEKYRADDFVVYIAGVPAVIDKLKRSMQKDMQGFTKLALLMIIVVLFFLFRRLSGVLLPLVVVILSLLSTIALMAASGTAIKLPTQILPSLILAVSVAASVHLLAVFYRNYHETANKRTAIGYAMGHSGLAIIMTSSTTAAGLLSFAASEVSPISDLGRFAGAGVMLSLIYTLILVPVMIAVFPIKHRGGKRETANHPLMDNFLQALGHFSIRHAKPIVAFGLVLMAIAVVVVMDIRFKHDPLSWLPEEWEIRQATELVDTRMGGSTTVEVVIDTGKENGLYEPSIMNRLEQSHARLVGLQYGEHQVSKAVSVVDILKESNRALHENNEAFYRVPQQRDLIAQELFLFENSGSDDLENFVDSQFQQARITLKGPWTDAGTSAEAVRKETQILQEIFGDEVSSYVTGMSSLFVRTLDAAIKSTRDSYLIAVAVITLMMIMLLSDLKLGLVSMIPNLLPIVIALAALSLMKIPLDMFTMLVGSIAIGLAVDDTIHFMHNFRRYHQRYGDVKVAVEHTLMTTGRAIVVTTIVLCLGFFVFMASDMHNVFRFGALVGATVLLALLADLMLAPALMQIMYGKQKNQKSPGQG
- a CDS encoding response regulator, which produces MNPQNEFTVLLVDDDDVACESVTRSFRKHNIPFPIVAAHDGLEALDILRGKHAEKSVTAPLIVLLDLNMPRMNGFEFLQEVRADRNLSSLVIFVLTTSNDDSDRTRAYSENIAGYMVKSMVGPQFSKLASLLMDYRLAVTLPTHRMASNG
- a CDS encoding PAS domain-containing sensor histidine kinase, translated to MSVAIEHVHQFAEDIDEFLLNAFPTGVIICDSDGLIIQVNNDLCGAFGYKKEELIGKPLETLLPTPLQQGHQSHVRNFLQNPEKRSMGSGRSLFGMRKDGTTFPVEIGLNPIQTADGTRVLATVSDISPRTRIEANFRKIIAAAPIGILIIDKQGKILVANQQITSIFGYELAELDNEHLEILIPERYRENHPSLRQHYQRKPVTRTMGSDRDLTGRHKNGSEVPVEVGLSPIETEDGLAIVATIIDVTARKKAELALKQANADLDEFTYVASHDLRSPLRGISSLIEWITEDLGEVPEEVQKNIDRMGVRIERMEKLIDDLLAYARAGRVRTTPESIDVEKMIHDTIEFIAPPQNFHFDVDCKLARISAHRTPLETVIRNLLSNAVKHHDKDAGQISVRVREDDSYAVFEIEDDGPGIPEAAHQRIFKLFQSLSAETNNRSGVGLAVSKRFVESHGGTIEIVSDKTRKGSLFRFFWPRFQRRELE
- a CDS encoding DUF1302 family protein — protein: MQRWGLGLLCLFLSFTQAWALNNIDELLRGFEEQAEEAAQEEVSEKPGPEKTDIDALMDGFGNEESVAVTPETPSRMPSWLSFGGYSSFSASINYQHDKPASGKTDFRGLSRARLKILPEVKIDLPRKWDVFTSGSGFYDGAFRYNGRDQYASTYLDVSETELELRELWVRGAIAKVVDIKLGRQIVVWGKSDSLRVVDVINPLDMREPGMVDIEDLRLPVAMLRGDYFQAPWSVTALVIPEIRSNKFPGEGSDFFPVPFPLPPEKRPEHWRDSEFALAISGEFSAWDLSVHFASVYEDQAHFKLSNASLQRAYSRVSMGGVATNLVVGSWLIKSELAVFDGIQFFNTGDNKFSRGDLMAGVDYSGINNHIFSVEALWSHLFDYQPALIQAPDDREEEAAQIVFRYTGNFLRETLQIVALGSVFGLKAEGGGFYRVSAKYIPMDALSVSAGVIAYQSGDRLFLDAVARNDRVFGEIRYDF
- a CDS encoding outer membrane lipoprotein-sorting protein; its protein translation is MQMKYKAVLGSCVLFLIFFPGVVLADDAKAREIMQKVEDRDDGDKRRSSMQMILIDKRGKERVRSTVSYSRDQGKDTQSIIFFESPADVEGTGFLTYDYDDETKDDDQWLYLPALKKTKRIAASDKSGSFMGSDFNYSDMTSRALNEYDFTLSKEMEVNGDKVWAIEAVPRSQKTIDETGYKKSLILVRQDNYVVIRAISWEKDGGRMKYLDVKELKKIDGIWTPLEMHMTTKQGKQTLHKTILKFDEVKYNQNMDDSMFSTRRLEKGL